Within the Vigna angularis cultivar LongXiaoDou No.4 chromosome 10, ASM1680809v1, whole genome shotgun sequence genome, the region GCTGTACAAAGCATTCAAGGTTCTGACTTCTAAGCATCCGATAATTGCAAATTTGCAATGAGACAAGAATTATTTTTGCAGTACATTAAGCTTGATATTCTTTACAACATAATCCCTTTTGATCAAATTGTCTTAGTTTAGATACTTCACAAAGTACATCAAGCATAAGATTGAGGCGGCTTAATACATTCATCTTTCACCATACATCACATCCTTGGAGTCATCACAAAATTCTTGTTTGGCTGGTACTTTATACAGTCATTCTGTTCTATCTTATTATTCTCTTTAGGCAATTAGATATTGGacaatgtaaaaatatttgcatCTGCAAGAAAGTTTGCATCTACTCATGGTTTACTACTACATTTTGTTCTTATTTCATTGTTTGATCCAAAAGTTGATGGAATGGATCCATCTGgttaattatatatgaattccaaaaggaaaaaaaatcagtCCAAAGATAGTTTCCAATAAGAGAATTGTGCCAATATGCTGTGTTTGTTAGTTGCCATGATTTGACACTTTCAGTAGCAGTTTCCTTGGCTTAGAATACTGATGAACCTGTATTGCAGCTATGCTTCAGCCGCCAATTTTGGAGTTCTATTCACCGAGCTGATTACATGGCATTGCGCTTAGGCTTCATTACTGTGAGTAAATATTTTGTCACAGCATACCAGTATCTTCCATCAAATAAAAAAGGTTAGATAAGCCATAATAAGTCCATAGTTTTGAACTGAATGAATAACAACACCAAGTTGATGGAGGAAACTGATGGagatattgattttttttgctGTAGTACATGTTATAGATTTCTGTACAATACACCTAActgaaaacaaaaaaggaaaGTTAATTAGTCATGCATGACTCATAAGTGAACTGTTGTTACCTTTTTTTCCTGTTCTTCTCATTGTGCTAAAAAAGGTGGAAATGAATAACTGAATTGAGAATTTAAGTTTACTAGctaatatttcttctttttcttctttgttctgGTGTTCTATAGAACCATGATCTTCCCACAACATACGATTTCCACAACTATATGCTTCGAAGCATGGATGAGGAATTTCGTGACATAGTTGGAGTTAGGTACTGTTCCTCAATTCAGATGAAtagtggtttttttttttttcatgctaAATTTGCTATTGTCATACTATTTAGATTTTTAAGAAGGATAGCTTAATTGAATAGGGGGATTTTTGTTCTATGATTAGCTACATTTTGTAACTCTTTTCTTTGTGTTGTATGTTGTTCTGGCTCGTGAAACAAATTTGACAGTTTCTGAACTTGTTTTGCAGCGTACTTCTCTGGGTATATGCCATCTGCTGTATTTTCCTAAATTTTCATGGTAAGCTTTACCTTAAAATCATGTTGCTCAGGCGTGATACTGGCAGAGTAGTTTGTTTTATCTTCAGTGAATTCAACTAACAGAAACTCAAAATATCTGAAACAGTAGTACTGATTTGACAAATCATATTGTATAGACGATAGAAATTTAGTGGATGGCATGAACAACCCTTAGATGCAACAGTAGATGTTCTTTTATTATGAGAACAGTGACATGCAGAAACTATATGCAACATCATAGCAACGTCAGCCATATATTTCAGGGTGTTGTGACGATGAAGACTATTACTTTATTTTAGACTGTTAAGCATGTTTATGATCGTGCTTAAAATTGGCATAgtctaatgttttttttatatattatgctaGTTTTCTGATGGACCTAGTTTGAAACTAAACTTGATAATTTTCATTCAGGTAGCAACTTTTACTTTTGGCTTTCCTTCGTTCCAGCAATAGTAAGTCCTGATATATTGTTTGCTAGGGCTTTTCTTTTCCACTTACCATATACTATTAGTTACATTTCACTAATAATTTTCCTGTTATTGACTTGCATTCTAGTTGATCCTTATTATTGGTACTAAATTGCATCGAGTGGTAGTAAAGTTGGCTGTCGAAATAATAAATCGTTGCCCAAATATGAAACCTCACCAATTTAACTTAAGAGATGAGCTCTTTTGGTTTGGAAAGCCCAGGTTCCTATTACGGTTAATTCAATTGATTTCCTTCTTGGTAAGTAATATTGTGTTTCCATTTTGCTTTTTCATTGCCGATACACTTACATTCTTTCTCCCTGTTGTAATATTTCAGAATGCATTTGAAATGGCTACATTCCTATGGTCTTTGGTAAGAAACTGACATTTTGTTCATATTACAGTACATAATATTCTGTCCTGCCACATCTCGGTTTGTATCTTTATGAACTAACCATATTGCCATAGTTTTTCTTGGTTTTGGATTAAAGTGAGAACTTGGCAAAAATGGTAAACTTGCATTATCTTGAATTGTTGCCTTTATTTTGGGTTCAGTGGGAAATTAAAGATCCTTCTTGCTTCATGAACAACCGAACCTTTATTGTGATACGCTTGTCATTCGGGTATGCGTTACTTTTTGTCAATGTTCTTACactttttacaaattaaattgaatcaCAAATCCACCAAAATTACTATGTACTTTTGCTCTTTTGTTGCCACAGGGTCATCTCCCAAGTCTGGTGTAGCTTTATAACGTTTCCTCTGTACGTTATCATAACACAGGTAAATTTACACAGCTTCCTTTATCAGCTAATGTATAATTGCACTCTCACATCTGTAATCCCTCTTAAAATCTTTGTTATGTGAATACAGATGGGCTCAAGGTTCAAGAAGACCGTGGTCTCTGAAAATGTGAGAAAATCACTCTCTAAATGGCAGAGAAGAGTGAAGGAGAGACAAAGTTATTCTTCTGCACTCCTTACAGCAACATCAGCAGCATCGATAAGTTCTTTTATCAGTGGAAACGAGCGTGGCTTAATCAGTGAGGAAGGAAGCTCCTCAGGGACTAAAGATATTTGTCTCTCTTATCTTGATCATGTGTCAAGGACTCAAGCAGATGCATCATTTCCAAGCTATGAAAATGATCCTCATGATATAATCCATGATTCATCTCCTCCATTGTCTTGAGATTGCTTACTGTGATGGGTTAAATCCAAATACTTTATGTAAtccatcttttatttttgttctttcctTGTTCAAgcataacaaaatgaaaatgcaACGTGATTTTTATAGAGTCATTCCATGACTAGAAACTCTAAAGGACAACCTGAGACATGCAATGCAACTTTTTGAGACATGTATAgaacataaaatattatcttcCAAAGCTACTTCAGGTAAACATCATTAGATGCAGATTAACAAAggaagtttaaataaaaattataatgaaattgattttcatACTTTTCAGCCATATTTTGAAGGTGAAATgcaaaataatgttttctttctttattgaATAGCACATTTGTTCGTTTATTTGTTTGGAttaaagggaaaaaaagaaaaaaaaaagagaataaaaagtaaaattgtttaGATTAAGAGAAAGTGGATACAAAgttgttaataaatttaattgtatattaatatatttagattgtattttataaaacaaattttaaaaataagttagtttaaaaataaattttcaaaatatgaattaaagataaaataaactttagattaaataaagattattgtacaactttaataaataaataaaaatatttcacaataaatttatatttgtattcattaattgtttatgtttatatagGTTGAATGatttattatgttataataaaaattaaatattttattaattgatagatcacgttttttttaattaaatatgtaaactCAACTTTATTCGCATCTCATAGAAAGTTTCACGTCTTGAATTTTGTTATTTCTAAGTTTTAATTTTCGGGCTTTCCCGCTCTTTCCTTACTCTTACTTTTTCTAGTTTTAGAAACAAATACAAGCTTAaggtatttttaaaaattaatatttctagaACAGGACAggacttttaaaataaaatttctaaacaaattttatgaaatatatataatattttatagaataagattttcaaattaagcTTCTTGAACACATAAGATGCATTTTAACAAAATCTTTCTCAACACACGAAATGAGTTGCATTAACAAGCTACTTCTGTGTgtgtgtatttttctttttcctttacaGCATTCTATTCTCTCTCATTCCTCCAGCATAAATGATATAGTAAAATGAATGAGGATACTTTAGTCTTTTTCACTGATAGGGTGCAGGAAGGAAAACCCCTAATAAATTCAGACAGGCCTGTTTTAGTAGGCCCAACAAGCTCCGTCCCCCTCTGTAGTACGCTGTACCAGATTAGTAGCTTCAGAGAATTTAGCAGTCGGTTTTGGTTTAACAGCAAAGTTCTTTCAGTCTTTAGTTTCTGAATCTTCAACAATGGTGCTCGAGGTAATTCCCGATTTCCCCTCTCGCTTTGATTTTACCAACCCTAGCAATTAATTTTTGGGTTTTTCCTTGATTTTACGGTAGCACTAGTTTCATCGTGCTTCTTTCTTCAACAGGCAACGATGATCTGTATCGACAATTCGGAATGGATGCGTAACGGGGATTACGCTCCTTCTCGATTTCAAGCTCAAGCAGACGCTGTTAATCTTATTTGTGGTGCAAAGACTCAGGTTAGGTTATGCTAAACCGTACAGTTTCTGCTTTCACATTTCCCCCctcttttatatttgttatcgtttcattaatttatttagtttcgAAAATTAGTTAGAATTGGATAAGACTAGGAAATCGGAAATGTTAAAGCTGGCTAGAGATAGGGTGAACTAAgcgtttttttttgttgatgttgTGATTCAGATTAGGTTTTCAAATTCAAGGTTCAACTAATTGTGTAGGTTCACTTGTGCTGACaaattgttttgattttaataatgCCTACAGTCTAATCCAGAAAATACAGTGGGAGTTCTCACAATGGCAGGGAAAGGCGTTCGAGTTTTGGTCACCCCTACCAGTGATCTGGGCAAGATCTTAGCCTGCATGCATGGTCAGtacttcatatatttttttttgcctTTTATTATTGTGTTACTGCTCTAGATTGTTGTTTAGACCATGTCCTGTTGGTCAATCTAGCCTCTTTATGAATTGGTTAAAATTCTTATtgtagttttattattaaaatttgtgttttGTTAGGTTGTGCGCTTATAAAATTACTTAGGTTAAAACAATGAGTAGTAACTAAAATGACTAGTAGAAGCATCACATATCTTGGAAAATGACTAGTACAAGCATCACATATCTTGGAAATCCAGAAATCATTCTGTACTTTctctacaaaaaaaattaagtgtgtgACGGAGTTGTTTTTTAATGTTGGTTCCATAACAATATTgaccaaataattaaaattatgatgtGAGGATTGTTGCATAACTACCTGCAATTTCTTCATGATTTAATTCTGatgttcttgtattttttttaagtcacTCTCTCGTTAATATATAGGAGATAACAGGTTTGTCAAACTTTAGTCTACGCAAACTCAGAACTTTCATGAACTTGACATGTAGACTCAATGACTCAACTTGTAAACTCTTAAGAGTATGCAATGaagaatttaataattaaaatactatcATAATATCCAAACAAAAgttaatactattttaattgtAGCTATCCAACAAATTTGGTGGGAAGTGGATTCTGATCGCATAATCAAACATGTCTGATGTACATTTTTCTACCACAGTGTGTCATGGTGGATTCTGCTTTTGTTGAAATATGATTTCATTTTCCCCTTATTTAGGACTAGAAACTGGTGGTGAGATGAACCTAGCTGCTGGCATTCAGGTGGCACAGCTGGCTCTTAAGCATCGGCAAAATAAAAAGCAACAGCAGAGAATTATTGTCTTTGCTGGAAGGTACGTGTATCTAGGTTTTTTCCTTGTTGAAGTTGTATCTTATGTAGTTATTCGTCTTAATTATCTCTCAATGTTTTTCAGTCCTATAAAGCATGAAAAGAAGATGTTGGAGATGATAGGGAGAAAGTTGAAAAAGAACAGTGTTGCCCTTGATATTGTTAATTTTGGTGAAGAAGACGAGGGGAAGTCAGAAAAGCTGGAAGCACTCATTGCAGCTGTTAACAATAATGATACCAGCCACATCGTACACGTTCCATCTGGTCCAAATGCCCTTTCTGATGTACTTATAAGGTTTATGGGTTCACTTTCatgttttacttttgtttttttatctcttgTTTCTCCCATTCTTTTTATCTAACATGAAGATATTCATATTATGTTGTTTGTGGCAGTACACCTATTTTTACCGGTGATGGGGAAGGTGGAAGTGGTTTTGCTGCAGCTGCTGCTGCAGCTGGTGGTGTGTCTGGATTTGAATTTGGTGTGGATCCAAACTTGGATCCAGAATTGGCTCTTGCTCTAAGAGTTTCAATGGAAGAAGAGAGAGCCAGGCAGGAAGCAGCTGCAAAGAAGGCAGCAGAAGATGCTGCCAATCAAGAGAAGGGAGGTGACCAGCAAGCCAGCTCACAGGATGCAACGATGACTGAGCATGCCAGTGCAGCAATGTCTGAAGTTGAGAACATGACAAGTGATTTGATGGTCGGTTATGAGAATCTTAGGGTATGAGAATGCCCTACTACAGCagtatttttgttatttgtattgACCTTCTAATGGAAACAGGACGATGAAAATGCCCTTCTACAGCAGGCACTAGCAATGTCAATGGACGATCCTGCCATTAGCCATGATGTAAAGGATACAGATATGTCAGAAGCATCTGCAAGTGATCCCGAGTTGGCTCTAGGTGagtttttatgtttataaaGTCTTGATATAAGAAACACAGATATAGGCATGGATACTATTGAAGACGGTAAAACTTAAGTGTCCCATGAGGCATTGAACATGATGACTGTAATTTTTCCTGTAGGAAAACACACACAATTCCTTTTAAAGTGTCCGAGTGGATCATAGTTCTTCCATTAAACATGGATAATTGTTTTGCATATTGTGAATCTAATTTTTTGCATTTGGAGAAATgccttatttatatatatcttgATTGAACTAGTTATcaaatattgttatttaatcTACTTCTCAAACATCATGGTGCAGAGAAGATTTCTTCACATGTGTGGATTTGGTGAAGTAGATAGATTTTATTATATAGATTCCAATGAATAGTGTTTGTTTTGTCTGCATTTACATACTTTCTCAGTTAGCTTCTACTTGTTTTGAGGATTTTGATAAGCTTACTATGACCTGTACACAGGGTTAACATGTTAGTTTTTATCTTACGATCTCTAAGTCAATTAAGCTTCAGTGGTGTTTATGATATTTTCCGGTTTTTGGTCATTTGTTGCTTGCAGCTCTCCAGTTGTCAATAGCAGATAGTGCAAAGGATCAAACAAGTCAGTCGGACATGAGCAAATTGTTGGCTGATCAATCCTTTGTATCTTCTATCCTTGCATCTGTATGTCCATAAAtccaatatttatttattttgttctttgaaCACGGTGTATTCTTGCAGTGTACTTTTTGCACTAAGTAATAATTCATTGCTTCCGCAGCTTCCTGGGGTTGACCCAAATGATCCTTCTGTCAAGGATTTACTGGCGTCCATGCAAAATCAGTCCGAGGTTAGTCTTTCTACATGGAAAAAGATACATTCGATTTGAAAGAAATCATATTAGAGAATTTCTGTGCAGGCATAGTTACAGTTTTTGGCCTATTGTAACCTTTCCACTCTCTCCTCCTttgattgatatatttttttcattattcgAAAATAGTTGAATTTGCTTGGTAGTATCCCACTAATAATGGAAATACTATGGGAAGCGTTTATGATGTCTGCCCATTGAAGGCCATGAGGACAGTCGTGGgctttactttttaatattgaaacacaataAGACAGCACAACGTTGATTATTAGGTGGAGTTAGAAAATGAATGTTCTTAACAGCCCAAGTTTTGAAATTATCTCACCCTTATCTGTGGCTGTGtgctttctttttatttttattttttaatgtaatttcaGGGTTAATATTGTACTTGAAGTTCCGTGACAAGTATTTGCTGTAATAGTATATTTTTAGATGTGCTTTTTTGAATGGATAACAAGATTTTTATACATAGATTAATTGGTACTAAGCTTCTGATATTTTATGCATAGTGCTAATTACTATCTCAAATTTGaactttttctttgcttttggGGTGGGGCACATGGTATTTTGCTCTATTTATATATCCTATGCTGCTATCAGTTTTCTGATCGTATTGTTTATCCAGCCTCAACAGAAGAACGATGACAAGCCATCAGAGGAGGAAGAAAAGAAGTAATCTCTTACAGCCTCTTTGCTATGTATGGTTTTATTTTGTTGGTAGCATTTTCGCGGCTGTTAGTAATCGGAAACTATTTTTAGCATGTTCCAGTTTTTGTGTCTATCCGCAGCTAATTGGAACTCAATGCATGTATTGTTGAATAGTGTATGGTTAAAAATGGTCTTCATTCTCATGTCTTATTCTTTGGTTGGTGCATATCATGTGAGAAGTGCTTCAAAGAACTATTTTTATACTGAAGGAAGTTCCTAcgtttaaatgtatttttcaatCTTATCTCGATGTTTATGGTAATCCGTTTCACTttaatgttacattttttttatttgtatacaAATATTCTTAGGTTATCCTGTGCCGTTAAGGAAGAATTGAGTGACCGCATTGTTTTTTATGCtatagaaataaatattgaGTAATAAACTCTATAGCTAAGACAAATTTTAGTGATGTGTgactttaaaattttgttattcatGCATAATTTTGATAGGGAGGATTTCTAGTGGCTGTAATTTCTTCTTTGAACCACGGGTCagttaaaaaattcatttttgatattttttttttgggttaaatCCTTTAATATTCTTTCCGCCGAGATTGATTTgacaatattaaaaaactatgtTCATATTAGTCCTAGTGATAAACTACAGATACcatgttaataaataaaaaaaagaacccatttataaatgatttcttactgttttaaaaaaagtaagattATTTTTTCGAAATGctcaagtttaaatttatatttttagacaGACCAAATTTTGCACAAACGGTACAAATAAGTAGCTTttggaaaaatataataatttcaagATTAAATTGTTTCTAAATATGTTATTGA harbors:
- the LOC108321243 gene encoding 26S proteasome non-ATPase regulatory subunit 4 homolog isoform X1, giving the protein MVLEATMICIDNSEWMRNGDYAPSRFQAQADAVNLICGAKTQSNPENTVGVLTMAGKGVRVLVTPTSDLGKILACMHGLETGGEMNLAAGIQVAQLALKHRQNKKQQQRIIVFAGSPIKHEKKMLEMIGRKLKKNSVALDIVNFGEEDEGKSEKLEALIAAVNNNDTSHIVHVPSGPNALSDVLISTPIFTGDGEGGSGFAAAAAAAGGVSGFEFGVDPNLDPELALALRVSMEEERARQEAAAKKAAEDAANQEKGGDQQASSQDATMTEHASAAMSEVENMTSDLMVGYENLRDDENALLQQALAMSMDDPAISHDVKDTDMSEASASDPELALALQLSIADSAKDQTSQSDMSKLLADQSFVSSILASLPGVDPNDPSVKDLLASMQNQSEPQQKNDDKPSEEEEKK
- the LOC108321243 gene encoding 26S proteasome non-ATPase regulatory subunit 4 homolog isoform X3, which codes for MVLEATMICIDNSEWMRNGDYAPSRFQAQADAVNLICGAKTQSNPENTVGVLTMAGKGVRVLVTPTSDLGKILACMHGLETGGEMNLAAGIQVAQLALKHRQNKKQQQRIIVFAGSPIKHEKKMLEMIGRKLKKNSVALDIVNFGEEDEGKSEKLEALIAAVNNNDTSHIVHVPSGPNALSDVLISTPIFTGDGEGGSGFAAAAAAAGGVSGFEFGVDPNLDPELALALRVSMEEERARQEAAAKKAAEDAANQEKGGDQQASSQDATMTEHASAAMSEVENMTSDLMVGYENLRQALAMSMDDPAISHDVKDTDMSEASASDPELALALQLSIADSAKDQTSQSDMSKLLADQSFVSSILASLPGVDPNDPSVKDLLASMQNQSEPQQKNDDKPSEEEEKK
- the LOC108321243 gene encoding 26S proteasome non-ATPase regulatory subunit 4 homolog isoform X4, translated to MVLEATMICIDNSEWMRNGDYAPSRFQAQADAVNLICGAKTQSNPENTVGVLTMAGKGVRVLVTPTSDLGKILACMHGLETGGEMNLAAGIQVAQLALKHRQNKKQQQRIIVFAGSPIKHEKKMLEMIGRKLKKNSVALDIVNFGEEDEGKSEKLEALIAAVNNNDTSHIVHVPSGPNALSDVLISTPIFTGDGEGGSGFAAAAAAAGGVSGFEFGVDPNLDPELALALRVSMEEERARQEAAAKKAAEDAANQEKGGDQQASSQDATMTEHASAAMSEVENMTSDLMVGYENLRALAMSMDDPAISHDVKDTDMSEASASDPELALALQLSIADSAKDQTSQSDMSKLLADQSFVSSILASLPGVDPNDPSVKDLLASMQNQSEPQQKNDDKPSEEEEKK
- the LOC108321243 gene encoding 26S proteasome non-ATPase regulatory subunit 4 homolog isoform X5; translated protein: MVLEATMICIDNSEWMRNGDYAPSRFQAQADAVNLICGAKTQSNPENTVGVLTMAGKGVRVLVTPTSDLGKILACMHGLETGGEMNLAAGIQVAQLALKHRQNKKQQQRIIVFAGSPIKHEKKMLEMIGRKLKKNSVALDIVNFGEEDEGKSEKLEALIAAVNNNDTSHIVHVPSGPNALSDVLISTPIFTGDGEGGSGFAAAAAAAGGVSGFEFGVDPNLDPELALALRVSMEEERARQEAAAKKAAEDAANQEKGGDQQASSQDATMTEHASAAMSEVENMTSDLMQALAMSMDDPAISHDVKDTDMSEASASDPELALALQLSIADSAKDQTSQSDMSKLLADQSFVSSILASLPGVDPNDPSVKDLLASMQNQSEPQQKNDDKPSEEEEKK
- the LOC108321243 gene encoding 26S proteasome non-ATPase regulatory subunit 4 homolog isoform X2 → MVLEATMICIDNSEWMRNGDYAPSRFQAQADAVNLICGAKTQSNPENTVGVLTMAGKGVRVLVTPTSDLGKILACMHGLETGGEMNLAAGIQVAQLALKHRQNKKQQQRIIVFAGSPIKHEKKMLEMIGRKLKKNSVALDIVNFGEEDEGKSEKLEALIAAVNNNDTSHIVHVPSGPNALSDVLISTPIFTGDGEGGSGFAAAAAAAGGVSGFEFGVDPNLDPELALALRVSMEEERARQEAAAKKAAEDAANQEKGGDQQASSQDATMTEHASAAMSEVENMTSDLMDDENALLQQALAMSMDDPAISHDVKDTDMSEASASDPELALALQLSIADSAKDQTSQSDMSKLLADQSFVSSILASLPGVDPNDPSVKDLLASMQNQSEPQQKNDDKPSEEEEKK